The following coding sequences are from one Gossypium hirsutum isolate 1008001.06 chromosome A12, Gossypium_hirsutum_v2.1, whole genome shotgun sequence window:
- the LOC107930311 gene encoding sugar transporter ERD6-like 7, with the protein MAIKEDIERGNDSVFESAAVSLLQDENDMAGKEDGYTDQTSSKASLWTVYFSTFVAVCGSFEFGSCAGYSSPTQTAIRTDLSLSLAEYSMFGSILTFGAMIGAITSGPIADFIGRKGAMRTATGFCVGGWLAIYFAEGALLLDVGRLATGYGMGVFSYVVPVFIAEIAPKNLRGALTTINQLMICTGVSVAFIIGTVLTWRTLALTGLIPCAVLLFGLFFIPESPRWLAKIGREKEFEPALQDLRGKDTNISKEADEIRDYIETLERLPKAKMLDLFQRRYLSSVIIGVGLMVFQQFGGINGICFYVSNIFETAGFSAAVGTIIYAILQVVITGLNTTVIDKAGRKPLLLVSSTGLVLGCILSGVSFYLKDHNLALDAVPILAVTGILIYISAFSAGMGAVPWVIMSEIFPINIKGVAGSLATLVNWFGAWAVSYTFNFLMSWSSYGTFILYAAINAGAILFVVTLVPETKGKTLEQIQAAINA; encoded by the exons ATGGCCATTAAAGAGGACATAGAGAGAGGTAACGACAGTGTTTTCGAAAGCGCAGCTGTATCTCTCTTGCAAGATGAGAATGATATGGCCGGTAAGGAAGATGGATACACTGATCAAACAAGCAGCAAAGCAAGTCTCTGGACGGTTTACTTCAGTACCTTTGTTGCTGTGTGTGGTTCATTTGAGTTTGGATCTTGT GCAGGCTATTCGTCGCCGACTCAGACAGCCATCAGGACGGATCTCTCTCTGTCTCTAGCAGAG TATTCAATGTTTGGTTCTATATTGACTTTTGGTGCAATGATTGGTGCGATCACAAGTGGACCGATTGCTGATTTTATCGGTCGGAAAGGG GCAATGAGAACAGCTACTGGATTTTGTGTTGGAGGGTGGCTTGCCATTTACTTCGCTGAG GGAGCTTTGTTGTTGGACGTTGGCAGACTGGCAACAGGTTATGGTATGGGAGTCTTCTCGTACGTG GTACCAGTATTCATTGCTGAAATCGCACCAAAGAATCTTCGAGGAGCACTAACAACTATAAATCAG CTTATGATCTGCACTGGAGTATCTGTTGCCTTCATAATAGGGACAGTTCTAACATGGAGAACTTTAGCACTAACag GACTTATTCCTTGCGCAGTTCTACTCTTTGGACTCTTTTTCATTCCAGAGTCTCCTAGATGGCTG GCAAAGATCGGACGTGAAAAGGAATTCGAACCTGCACTACAAGATCTTCGTGGCAAGGATACTAATATATCAAAGGAGGCAGATGAGATTCGG GACTATATAGAGACCCTCGAACGGCTTCCAAAAGCCAAAATGCTGGATCTGTTTCAACGAAGATACTTGAGCTCTGTCATT ATAGGAGTTGGACTAATGGTCTTTCAACAATTTGGAGGGATCAATGGTATCTGCTTTTATGTCAGCAATATTTTCGAGACGGCAG GGTTTTCTGCAGCTGTTGGGACAATAATCTATGCTATTCTTCAG GTTGTCATCACTGGCCTTAACACAACCGTTATCGATAAAGCTGGAAGAAAGCCTCTATTACTG GTTTCTTCAACAGGACTGGTCCTTGGTTGTATACTATCTGGGGTTTCATTCTATCTTAAG GATCATAATTTGGCACTCGATGCAGTTCCCATTCTTGCTGTAACAGGCATATTG ATATACATAAGTGCCTTTTCAGCTGGGATGGGTGCAGTTCCTTGGGTTATAATGTCTGAG ATATTCCCTATAAATATCAAAGGAGTGGCCGGAAGCCTTGCAACGCTGGTGAACTGGTTTGGTGCGTGGGCAGTTTCTTACACTTTCAACTTCCTTATGAGCTGGAGCTCCTATG GTACCTTCATTCTTTATGCTGCAATTAATGCAGGGGCTATATTGTTTGTGGTCACATTGGTACCTGAAACAAAAGGGAAAACCTTGGAACAAATTCAAGCAGCCATTAATGCATGA